In Oscarella lobularis chromosome 5, ooOscLobu1.1, whole genome shotgun sequence, the genomic window GGGCGAAGGAGAACGATTTGAAGCGGCTCTTTCCGCCGTGCAATTCGCGTTGGGCCGCCGGCAGCGGCGAAGTGTGGTGCACGACGAAAAGGTCAGAATTCCGACCGCCGGAAAAATTGTCTATGAATTCCTATTCTTCAGTGGGGGTATTGCACGCGACTGGGTCGGCGTACCGCGGCGGTTTTTTCAAGCGGGCAGGAAAGAGTCTCGGTGTGCGTGCGTGAAAAAGTCCGGTAAGAGGTCCGATGGGTCGGATAGCGGTAACCGGGGCGATTTGGATGATCCGCGTTTAAAATTGTACACCGATTGCCCTGTCAGCGCGGATACGTGTAAAATAGTAGATTAGGTGACCCAAACACGGAAAGATTTTATATTGAAAAGCAACACCAAATGACGgcagcaacagcaaaaaCGCAAGTCCATTGCATGGTTCAACGTTTTTCCCCTTTTGATCTGGGGCTACTAGTCTTCATTGGGATTGGTTGGCGGTGCCGCTATTGCGGACGAGCCAAGCAATCCATGGGCCGTGTTGAACAAATTGATGGGACTGTTTCCGTCAGTGATCAGCGTTGACTTCAGTCCCAGAGACTGCAGCAATTTGACCTGGCAGACACAACCGTCCAGTTGGCTCTGATCTCTACTACAACTCTCTCTTTACCTGCATCTCTGGTCCTGCCGTGGCAATGGCTTGGATCGTCTGAGAACCGATGGCATCGACCATCAGTTTGAATTTCTCCGTTTCAATTCCGGCCATTTCACGCGATTTGTTAATCTCCAAGTCATTCTGCTCGCGGATGTACTTGGTCTCCGCTTCGCGAGCGCTTGTCAACCTATCGAGCTCTGATtcctgaaagaaaaaggcactGACGAGGGTGAAAACTTATATACACGTAGCACTAACAGCCTCGATTTTAGATGCTTCTGCTTTTAGTTTGGCCTGCTGAACAGCAGCCTCTCCTTCAATTCTCGCCGCTTCCGCGCGAGACTGTGCTTCCGCTTTCGCTTGACCTGTAGACTCCACAGCAGCACTATCCCACAAAATTGCTCAAGGTTAGCTGCACATATATCCTCCTATACGCTGTACCTGTTCGCCTGCAATTCAAGCAAGTTTCTCCTTGCTTTCTCAGCTTCAGCTTCATCCTGAATCTTCTGCCTCTCAAGACGACCTCTAGCCTCTTGTTCAACGCGTTCAGCTTCGTGCCTACGCGTAACAAATcatcgttcgttttctccgTTGGATTTTTACTGCTTCTCACTTGGCTGTTGCCTCTTGGGAAGCGGTGGTAATCTCAATGGCCAATTGGACGGACTTTTGCAACGCGTCTCTCGTCCTCTGATCAACCGGCTCCACCGATTGAATGTCAATGCTCGTAATCACCAGATTGTTGGCTGGGAACTTGAATCGCTCGCGCActttgtttttctcgtccAATCCGAAAACGGACGATCGAATAATGCGAGCAGAATTCTACAAGAAAAGGATTTTCAATTGGCTCAAAAATAACCAATTTTTGGACCTTGTGAAAATCGTCAAACTGAACTTGAGCCACAGCGCCACGAACGCGTGACGCAATTGCTTTGCAAGCATCGCCGACGAAATCAGGAACAGAGAAGAGTTTGAACGCCTCCGCTTCAGTCATGCCTTCGTGATCAAAATGCCTGGATGGAAGCAAAAGATATATATTATGCTAGTGCTTCACCTTTTTCCTTACCAGTTGTACGAGAGCTGGAGTTGAAGACGAGCGTGATCGGCTGTTTCTATGGTGATGATGTCAGTGAAGAAGTCGGGTCccagaagaagacaaagcgCTTTGATGACGTTTGGCTTTTTGGGCTTGCCTCCAGACAAGCTCAACTGGGTAAATTGTTCGTCGGGAAGCAACATGACCAAATCGGGACCGAAGACGACTCTAGTAAGAAAAGGTTCACCTACACGCGTGCACAAAGTAGGGGAGCCCCTTACcttgctttcttctccttgtaGTCGTATATTTGGACGGCAGCGTTGTGCGGAACGCGAAACGTGACCactctcgttttctcgcgaaGTCTCGGCGGACCAGTGGGTCCCGAACGGTCGCTTCGATCCGCCAGCGGATCTCTCGCCATTTGAAGCAGCTGCTCGACGGCCGGCGGCAATTCTTTCACCCacaattcttcgtcttgcGACATCATGTACGTCTCGCCGCACACAGCGCGAACCTATGAGAGGCAAGTGTGTACGCAGAGAAAGAAGACTCCTTTCTTCCAACTGACTCGTCCTGTCTTTGTATCTCGAACGTAGATgccttcgttctcgtctaaCGCAATTGCCTTTCGTTTCGTCACCACGTCAACTTCAACCGGAGGAACATACTCAGCCGGACCACGAATCATCCACCTGTCACCCGGTTTTCTCTGCTATGTGTGCGGCAGACGTTCGTATAGCCGGCATTAAGTATTAACTCGGTCCCCTTACCGTTTTCTTGCCGTCTTCTGTGTCCATGAAGGCCTCGTTGGCTTTGAGTATCACGCCTTCGTCTTCACCAAGGATATAGATGTTCTGAATGCCTTTCTCCAGTTTCTCGCCTGGCTGCAAAAAGAAGGATCTCTCTCCCTGCATCAGGAAACGAAGTTGAGCATTAAGAACACGGAATGCAACTCAGACATACCCGAACAAGCCTTTTCTGACCTAGCTGCGGCTTTCCGTCGTCCCCGACCGGATCAAGAATGACGCAGTATTGCCTGTTGGTCAACGTGTTGATGTTCACCACGCCAACAACCTTTGGAAGAGCAGATACTGAACACGCTCGTCTGTGACTGTATCTCTGGCAGTCCTACCCTCTCATAAACATCGGGGATGTGAGTTTCAGTGTCTTCGAACGTAATCAGCCACTCTTCTCCGTTCTTTCGAACGATTCCCTTGCCGTCCTTGAAGGTGCGCGTGGCAGACATGTGCAATGCAGTCTACGCAAGGAAACCCGGTGAGCGGAAAAAAAATCTCGCCTACTAATTAGATTGTTCTCACTTTCTCCGTCAAAACGTAGGCTTTCACAATTTCAACCACTTCCTCATACGCGCTGGGCAAATAGGCACCGACTTGCTTGACAAGCCACTCCTCGCCTGTCACTCGATCATTCCCCTGACGATCctagaaaatcaaaaagaaagagactAAGATGACTAAAAAGAGGTACGATTCATATATATCACTTACCTGAGTCTCTTTTCGAGCTCTAAGTTTGATAGCCTGATTGGGCATGATGACAGTCGCTcggatcgtctcgtcgacttcgaccTCCTTTCTCGGTATGTACGTCCCTAAGCAGCAAAAGCACGTGCAACTCGGTTTCCGTGCACTCATTCAGTCTAGAATACCGGGTCCCTCGAACAGCcactcgtcgccggcgacgcgtcgcacttcggcgtcgtcgtcgtcgaaatcgagaaCGGCTTTGAGTCGCAGCGCCGTGTTAGCGAGCACGACTTTGAGCTTCGTGACGGGCTGCTTGAGCGCTTCGCCCGGATAGAGCGGAAAGGGATCCTGCGCGAGACGTATCTCCTGATCGGCGAAGCGCAACTTCACTTGACCGGactcgtcgaagacgggtTTCGAGTCGGCGTCGCGCACGACCGGGCTCTCGATGACGCAGAAGCTGCGCGGCGGCACCGTGATCATCTTTTCCGGTCCGACGAGGACTTTTTCGTTGTCCTGACGAATGAACGTCTTCGGACCGACTTCGATGCGCGTCACGTTCGTGTTTTGGTCGAGAACGTGGATGTAGTAGTAGGGCGGGATGCGATAGAGGCTCTGCGGCTCGTCGGACGCCGCGCTCGGGCCTGGACGACTGCGACGATCCATTTAGAAGAGCTAGACAGAGACGCCTTTTCACGAGGGGCGTGGATGGGGGATGGGAAAGGGAGCCCCGGCCATCTACGACGTCTTTTCTAGCTTGCACGAGGGTTTGGTGCAATGCTGCAGTGTGAATGTGCGCCGGTGCATTacgaaaaaaacgataaaaACGATCGTAAGCACCCGAGCAAACAACCCGGGCCACAACCGGTTCTCGCCTGATTTGGGGAGTCTCGAAAGAAGCTCTCTATCAGCCGGACTTACTGTGTACGGGCGAAGGACGTTCAAGCAAGAAAGAGACGAGCTCGTGTAAGTTTACGCCGTCACGACACCTCCAATGATTGGTTGCTTCCCTACTAATTTGATTGGATCGCGCACGTGGATTTTCGGCTTAGCTCAGTAGATCCCCTATTTTAGGAAACAGCCATATCGCTTACTCATTGCTTCGCTCGTTGCACAACGAACGAGCAATTTCgggggaaaaaagagaggcGGGGCTCCTTCCGAGGAAATGGCTGGTATTGCTCCAACGTAAGGCGCTGCAACGCCTGATTGACGACTTTCTGTCTTCAGGCGAACGGCCTTCTCAATTGGTTCTAGTCGTCGATGTTAGTCCTGTGCACTGGGGAAGGCTAAACGCCGCTGCGGAGGAGGTACGGAAAATGGaacttgcttttcttttcgtctcaCAACCAACACTGTCAGTCACTGTCGTTTACTCGGTGCGTGGAGAATGTCTGCGTCTTTCTCAACGCTTTCATGATGATAAACGATGGGAACAAGATAGCTGTTCTTGCCTCTCATCCTCTTGAAAAGTTTGTGCAGTATGATCTTCCCAAAATACAggaaaatttcattttgctcCTTAGCCGATTCGTCTATCCAACGTCAAATGTTCCAAGTGACGGCGTGAGATATGAACTCTTTGCTGCCCTCGATAAGgcagtcgtcgacggaatGAAAGCGATGGCACAAAAACTGACCTTACATGGTTACAATAGATAAAGacttaaaaaaaattatcaatAGAGTCTGTTTTAGAAAACGTTATCGCTGATGGGTCTCCTTCTTTGATGGCTGGCAGTTTGGCCAAGGCCCTTTGCTGTAAGAGAGACCACCAACACTTTTATctatattaattttttttcatctgCAGACATTAACAGGACTACTCAAGGTAGCCGGTTAGTAACTCTAGCGCCTGCTAATTTTGTATACAATAGCTGGGGGTCAACTTCAATCGAGAATTCTGGTATAGTTACATGTCCAGTGGATGGCAGTCTTATCAAAAAACGACTCTTTATTAGATAGTCAAAGTGTCACCTGACGCTCCGGCTCAATACATGGCCACAATGAATTGCATATTTGGAGCTCAGAAAAATGTACCTATGTACTACACTATTAAGTGATGAATTTTTGACTGGCATTTAGGGAATACCTATTGATGCTTGCATCATTGGTCCGGACTCTGGTTTTCTGCAACAGGTACTTatgaaaacattttttctctatttctaTTCTCTTTCCAGGCATCTGACTTGACTGGTGGAATGTACCTTAGAGTTCCTGAACCGAAGGCGTTGCTACAGTATCTTATGGTATATTCAGCTTCGTCATATTTTTCCGTGCTCATGTCTTGGTATATTGCAGTGGGTGTTTCTTCCGGATGCTTCAATAAGGAATACATTGGTTTTTCCGTCTCGAGCACTTGTCGACTACAGAGCGGCCTGTTTTTGTCACAGAAAACTTGTAGAAGTTGGATTCGTCTGCTCCGTTTGTCTTTCAAGTAAGAGTAGTGGACATTTGGGATTGGGGGAAAGGCGAGTTTCTTTCTTGCAGTTTTTTGTCAATTTAATCCCGTCTGCCTGACCTGCAAGTAAAGTGCAAACAGCTGGAGTCCTTTCTCTATTACGTAcaaatttattgatttgtaGTTCACGGTTCAGAGTGCCTGGCCTGGGTGCGGCGAagggaaaaaagaagaatgtCACTTAAAAGTTAAATTATTTAgcgtatttaattaattaattaataatagaCGACTTCATTATTCGCCCAACATGGAGCCATCAGCATGAGTCATTGACATccgtatttatttatacgGGAGCAACAGATAGAACATGCCACGGAAGTAGCCGTACACGTTCAACAGGTTTCATGGACGCTATcgagagcgaagaagaggaggaacgGCAGCCGCTCGTTCTCTCGACGGAGAAAGAGCAGTCTAGCACTTGTCGAAAGAAAGCCAACTTCAAAAGAAGACGGCGTATCGACGTCTGTCTGGCGCTAATCGTGTCAGCGACGCTTGGTTTGGGAAGCGGAGTTTCGTACGCACTCAGCTATCTTATACGACCCGTACAAAGGGCCTGTCCTGCATGGTCCCCTTCATCTACTGTCTACGGGTTCTCTGGTTCGATGGCTGTCGCGGTAATATTCGGCGTCTTTGTGCCCAGTCTCTCGGCGAAGTTATCGGCGCGGACTGCTGTCGTTGCGATCACTTTGCTTTCTGGTCTTTCGTACGGTCTATCGGGACTCGGAACTCAGTTATGTCAGACAGCTGGCGTATCGCCTGTTATTACGGAGATTCTCTACGTCGTCGGATTGTCGGCTACTGGACTGCCTATTATCTGGGCTTACATCTTATGTTTTCAGCTTCTGGTTCAACTGATTCCGCACAGAGTGGGGCTGGCTGGGAGTACGTTTAGTGCAGGCATTACTGTTGGGGCGGAAATCTTTGGCCAATTGATACTGGCGCTCATTAAGATTGACGGCATGACGACTGCATCTATTCAATTTATCGTTGGAATTATAGTCGTCCTGCTGTACACTGTATGCATATTTCTCACTCCTGATAAGAAAGTAAAGAGCGGTGCTGACAGCAAAAGCGACGTGCAAGGAGCTTCTTTACGAGAGGTCATGCCATTTTCTTTACTTATCCGTCGTTCTGCATCTATtctgacgtctttttttgtaaCTGTAGCAGTGGCTCTAGCCATCGGCGTGGTAGCTCATCTTGCCTTGATTCTCGATGCACTTTGGAATGCAGACGCTCCTCCGAGAGCAGCATTGGCTGGATTTGCATTCGCTTTTTATCTTGCCGGTAGATTGACTTGGACTGTAACGTCAGATTGTATTGGAATCAAAAGACTGTGTCTAATATCAGTGGCTCTGCAAGGCTTCATATTTGGATTTCTAGCTTGGCTCTCATGGAAACCTTCAACCGATGACTGGTCCAGATATTTGGGAGAAGTCATGATCTGTCTTTATTTGTTCATTTGCAGTGTCTGCAAATCGCACTGCATGAGCCTATTCTACGTTATGTTGGGAAAggagaatgaaaagaacgCTTTGCGTTTGAGCAACATTGCTGGACTCGGAGCCATTGGCGGCCCCTTACTCATCGACGCCATGTACAACACGTTCAAGAGCTACTTTCAATTCTACGTAATGTCAAGCTGTCTTTGTCTCGTTTCACTCATCTTTGTTTTCGCAAAGCCTTTGACCTGATTAAAGGCTCTTCACTCGggggaagaagaagactaCATAGCCATTTGTGAACTCTAGCTTGTGCGCGCTTTCAGATAAGAGGGGCACAGCATTTCACTTGGGatcctttttaattaaatcacgCATTTCTCATTCTGAAAATGCAATTTATTAATCGAACTTGAATCTACTAAAAACTCCATATGTTTCCATCCAATTTCAATCTCTATGACAAATTCGCTTCACTTTATAATTTCTCTCTGTTCCATCGGCAAGCAATCGCTCGTCAGTCATGATAACAATGTCATCGACCGGCCTTAGCAGCTTATTTATTGATTCGTTTACCATACATGTAGATATCTATGATGCAACGGAAGTAGCCGTATGTGTACATGCACGGGAACAAAGGAGAGGAAGAACGGCAGCCGCTCGTTCTTTCGACGGAGAAAGAGCAGTCTAGCACTTGTCGAAAGAAGGCCCCcttcaaaagaagacgacgtctcgacGTCTGTCTAAGAATGATCGCGTCAGCGACGCTTGGTTTGGGAAGCGGGGTTTGTTTCGCATTCAGCTATCTTATTCGACCCGTACAAATGGCTTGTCCTGCATggtcgtcttcgtctaccGTCTACGGGTTCTCTGGTGCGATGGCTGTATCGGCAATATTCGGCCTCTTTGTGCCCAGTCTAACGGCCAAGTTATCGGCACGAACTGTCGTTGTTGCTGTTACTTTGACTTTTGGTCTTTCGTTCGGCCTATCGGGACTCGGAACTCAGTTATGTCAGACAGCCGGATCACCTGTCATTACAGAAATTCTCTACGTCGTCGGATTGTCTACTGTTGGATTACCGTCTTTCTGGGCGTTTCTCTTTAGTTTTCAGCTTCTGGTTGAAGTGATTCCGCGCAGAGTGGGACTGGCTGGGGGTACGTTCGCTACAGGTTATACCGCTGGCGCGCAAGTCTTCAGCCAATTGATACTGGCGCTCACTAAGATTGACGGCATGACGGCTGGATCTGTTCAATTTGTTATTGGAATTATCGTCGTTCTGCTGTGCACTTTATCCATATTTTTCGTTCCTGATAAGAAAGTAGAGAGCGGTGCTGAGAGCAAAAGCAGCGTGGAAGCGGCTCCTTTACAAAAGGCTATGCCATTGCCTTTACTTCTCCGACGTTGTTCATCTATtctgacgtctttttttttaacTATAGCATTGGCTCTATCCTGCGGCGTGGTAGCTCATCTTGCCTTGATTCTCGATGCACTTTGGAATACAGACACTCCTCCGAGAGCAGCATTGACCGGATTTGCATTCGCTTTTTATCTTGCCGGCAGATTGACTTGGACGGTAGCGTCAGATTGCATTGGCATCAAAAGAATCTGTCTAATATCAGTGGCTCTGCAAGGCTGCACATTTGGATTTCTAGCTTGGCTCTCATGGAAGCCGCCAGTCGATGACTGGTCCGGATATTTGGGAGAAATTCTGATCTTCTTTTATTTGTTCATTTGTAGTGTCTGTAAATCAAACAGCTTGAGCATATTCTACGTTATGCTGGGAAAggagaatgaaaagaacgCTTTACGTTTGAGCAGCATTGCCGGAGGAATTGGATGCTTCGTCGGTCCCCTATTCATCGACGCCATGTACAACGCATTCAAGAGCTACTTTCCATTCTACGTAACGTCAAGCTGCCTTTGTCTCGTTTCACTCATCTTTGTTTTCGCAAAGCCTTTGACCTAATTAAAGGCTCTTCACTCGGggaagaaagaagactgCATAGCAATCGGTGAACTCTAGCTTTCAGGTAAGAGGGGTACAGCACTTCACTCGGatcctttttaattaaatcacaCATTTCTAATTCTAAAAATGCAATCTATTAATAATCAAACCTGAATCTACTAAAAACCCCCATGGTACATAAAT contains:
- the LOC136186840 gene encoding major vault protein-like isoform X2 — translated: MDRRSRPGPSAASDEPQSLYRIPPYYYIHVLDQNTNVTRIEVGPKTFIRQDNEKVLVGPEKMITVPPRSFCVIESPVVRDADSKPVFDESGQVKLRFADQEIRLAQDPFPLYPGEALKQPVTKLKVVLANTALRLKAVLDFDDDDAEVRRVAGDEWLFEGPGTYIPRKEVEVDETIRATVIMPNQAIKLRARKETQDRQGNDRVTGEEWLVKQVGAYLPSAYEEVVEIVKAYVLTEKTALHMSATRTFKDGKGIVRKNGEEWLITFEDTETHIPDVYERVVGVVNINTLTNRQYCVILDPVGDDGKPQLGQKRLVRGERSFFLQPGEKLEKGIQNIYILGEDEGVILKANEAFMDTEDGKKTRKPGDRWMIRGPAEYVPPVEVDVVTKRKAIALDENEGIYVRDTKTGRVRAVCGETYMMSQDEELWVKELPPAVEQLLQMARDPLADRSDRSGPTGPPRLREKTRVVTFRVPHNAAVQIYDYKEKKARVVFGPDLVMLLPDEQFTQLSLSGGKPKKPNVIKALCLLLGPDFFTDIITIETADHARLQLQLSYNWHFDHEGMTEAEAFKLFSVPDFVGDACKAIASRVRGAVAQVQFDDFHKNSARIIRSSVFGLDEKNKVRERFKFPANNLVITSIDIQSVEPVDQRTRDALQKSVQLAIEITTASQEATAKHEAERVEQEARGRLERQKIQDEAEAEKARRNLLELQANSAAVESTGQAKAEAQSRAEAARIEGEAAVQQAKLKAEASKIEAESELDRLTSAREAETKYIREQNDLEINKSREMAGIETEKFKLMVDAIGSQTIQAIATAGPEMQVKLLQSLGLKSTLITDGNSPINLFNTAHGLLGSSAIAAPPTNPNED
- the LOC136186840 gene encoding major vault protein-like isoform X1 — protein: MDRRSRPGPSAASDEPQSLYRIPPYYYIHVLDQNTNVTRIEVGPKTFIRQDNEKVLVGPEKMITVPPRSFCVIESPVVRDADSKPVFDESGQVKLRFADQEIRLAQDPFPLYPGEALKQPVTKLKVVLANTALRLKAVLDFDDDDAEVRRVAGDEWLFEGPGTYIPRKEVEVDETIRATVIMPNQAIKLRARKETQDRQGNDRVTGEEWLVKQVGAYLPSAYEEVVEIVKAYVLTEKTALHMSATRTFKDGKGIVRKNGEEWLITFEDTETHIPDVYERVVGVVNINTLTNRQYCVILDPVGDDGKPQLGQKRLVRGERSFFLQPGEKLEKGIQNIYILGEDEGVILKANEAFMDTEDGKKTQRKPGDRWMIRGPAEYVPPVEVDVVTKRKAIALDENEGIYVRDTKTGRVRAVCGETYMMSQDEELWVKELPPAVEQLLQMARDPLADRSDRSGPTGPPRLREKTRVVTFRVPHNAAVQIYDYKEKKARVVFGPDLVMLLPDEQFTQLSLSGGKPKKPNVIKALCLLLGPDFFTDIITIETADHARLQLQLSYNWHFDHEGMTEAEAFKLFSVPDFVGDACKAIASRVRGAVAQVQFDDFHKNSARIIRSSVFGLDEKNKVRERFKFPANNLVITSIDIQSVEPVDQRTRDALQKSVQLAIEITTASQEATAKHEAERVEQEARGRLERQKIQDEAEAEKARRNLLELQANSAAVESTGQAKAEAQSRAEAARIEGEAAVQQAKLKAEASKIEAESELDRLTSAREAETKYIREQNDLEINKSREMAGIETEKFKLMVDAIGSQTIQAIATAGPEMQVKLLQSLGLKSTLITDGNSPINLFNTAHGLLGSSAIAAPPTNPNED
- the LOC136186871 gene encoding general transcription factor IIH subunit 3-like yields the protein MAGERPSQLVLVVDVSPVHWGRLNAAAEESLSFTRCVENVCVFLNAFMMINDGNKIAVLASHPLENRFVYPTSNVPSDGVRYELFAALDKAVVDGMKAMAQKLTLHENVIADGSPSLMAGSLAKALCYINRTTQAGGQLQSRILIVKVSPDAPAQYMATMNCIFGAQKNGIPIDACIIGPDSGFLQQASDLTGGMYLRVPEPKALLQYLMWVFLPDASIRNTLVFPSRALVDYRAACFCHRKLVEVGFVCSVCLSIFCQFNPVCLTCNSRFRVPGLGAAKGKKKNVT
- the LOC136186851 gene encoding uncharacterized protein, which codes for MDAIESEEEEERQPLVLSTEKEQSSTCRKKANFKRRRRIDVCLALIVSATLGLGSGVSYALSYLIRPVQRACPAWSPSSTVYGFSGSMAVAVIFGVFVPSLSAKLSARTAVVAITLLSGLSYGLSGLGTQLCQTAGVSPVITEILYVVGLSATGLPIIWAYILCFQLLVQLIPHRVGLAGSTFSAGITVGAEIFGQLILALIKIDGMTTASIQFIVGIIVVLLYTVCIFLTPDKKVKSGADSKSDVQGASLREVMPFSLLIRRSASILTSFFVTVAVALAIGVVAHLALILDALWNADAPPRAALAGFAFAFYLAGRLTWTVTSDCIGIKRLCLISVALQGFIFGFLAWLSWKPSTDDWSRYLGEVMICLYLFICSVCKSHCMSLFYVMLGKENEKNALRLSNIAGLGAIGGPLLIDAMYNTFKSYFQFYVMSSCLCLVSLIFVFAKPLT
- the LOC136186853 gene encoding uncharacterized protein, with amino-acid sequence MHGNKGEEERQPLVLSTEKEQSSTCRKKAPFKRRRRLDVCLRMIASATLGLGSGVCFAFSYLIRPVQMACPAWSSSSTVYGFSGAMAVSAIFGLFVPSLTAKLSARTVVVAVTLTFGLSFGLSGLGTQLCQTAGSPVITEILYVVGLSTVGLPSFWAFLFSFQLLVEVIPRRVGLAGGTFATGYTAGAQVFSQLILALTKIDGMTAGSVQFVIGIIVVLLCTLSIFFVPDKKVESGAESKSSVEAAPLQKAMPLPLLLRRCSSILTSFFLTIALALSCGVVAHLALILDALWNTDTPPRAALTGFAFAFYLAGRLTWTVASDCIGIKRICLISVALQGCTFGFLAWLSWKPPVDDWSGYLGEILIFFYLFICSVCKSNSLSIFYVMLGKENEKNALRLSSIAGGIGCFVGPLFIDAMYNAFKSYFPFYVTSSCLCLVSLIFVFAKPLT